From one Rattus norvegicus strain BN/NHsdMcwi chromosome 7, GRCr8, whole genome shotgun sequence genomic stretch:
- the Apc2 gene encoding adenomatous polyposis coli protein 2 isoform X4, with product MNGGMCDHRGSRPRSQTPGMIVALQELKMASSVASYEQLVRQVEALKAENTHLRQELRDNSSHLSKLETETSGMKEVLKHLQGKLEQEARVLVSSGQTEVLEQLKALQTDISSLYNLKFHAPALGPEPAAQTPEGSPVHGPAPSKDSFGELSRATIRLLEELDQERCFLLSEIEKEEKEKLWYYSQLQGLSKRLDELPHVDTFSMQMDLIRQQLEFEAQHIRSLMEERFGTSDEMVQRAQIRASRLEQIDKELLEAQDRVQQTEPQALLAVKPVAVEEQEAEVPTHPEDVTPQPGNSKVEVVFWLLSMLATRDQEDTARTLLAMSSSPESCVAMRRSGCLPLLLQILHGTEAGSVGRTGTPGAPGAKDARMRANAALHNIVFSQPDQGLARKEMRVLHVLEQIRAYCETCWDWLQARDSGTESGTGDTPVPIEPQICQAACAVMKLSFDEEYRRAMNELGGLQAVAELLQVDYEMHKMTQDPLNLALRRYAGMTLTNLTFGDVANKATLCARRGCMEAIVAQLASESEELHQVVSSILRNLSWRADINSKKVLREVGSMTALMECVLRASKESTLKSVLSALWNLSAHSTENKAAICQVDGALGFLVSTLTYRCQGNSLAVIESGGGILRNVSSLIATREDYRQVLRDHNCLQTLLQHLTSHSLTIVSNACGTLWNLSARSPRDQELLWDLGAVGMLRNLVHSKHKMIAMGSAAALRNLLAHRPAKYQAAAMAVSPGTCVPSLYVRKQRALEAELDTRHLVHALGHLEKQGLPEAETTSKKPLPPLRHLDGLVQDYASDSGCFDDDDAPSLAAAATTAEPASPAVMSMFLGGPFLQGQALARTPPARQGGLEAEKETGGEAAVAAKAKAKLALAVARIDRLVEDISALHTSSDDSFSLSSGDPGQEAPREGRAQSCSPCRGTEGGRREAGSRAHPLLRLKAAHTSLSNDSLNSGSTSDGYCTREHMTPCPLAVLTEHRDGPVCGQTRPSRLDLDLPSRAELPARDTAATDARVRTIKLSPTYQHVPLLDGAPGAGVRPLVGLGTSPGTRKQAWIPADSLSKVPEKLVASPLPVTSKVLQKLVAQDGPMSLSRCSSLSSLSSTGHAVPSQVENLDDSDSSLEELEEAGPGEAELDRAWRASGSTSLPVSIPAPQRGRSRGLGVEDATPSSSSENCVQETPLVLSRCSSVSSLGSFESRSIASSIPSDPCSALGSGTVSPSELPDSPGQTMPPSRSRTPPAPPGQPEASQFSLQWESYVKRFLDIADCRERCQPPSELDAGSVRFTVEKPDENFSCASSLSALALHELYVQQDVELRLRPPACPERAVGGGGGHRRRDEATSRLDGPAPAGSRARSAADKELEALRECLGAAMPARLRKVASALVPGRRALPVPVYMLVPAPARGDDSGTDSAEGTPVNFSSAASLSDETLQGPSRDKPARPGDRQKPTGRAAPARQTRGHRPKAAGAGAGKSTEHTRGANRNRAGLELPLSRPQSARSNRDGSCQTRTRGDGALQSLCLTTPTEEAVYCFYDSDEEPPATAPPTRRASAIPRALKREKPAGRKETPTRATQPATLPVRAQPRLIVDETPPCYSLTSSASSLSEPEASEQPACHPRVEEQGSKQDSSPRAEEELLQRCISLAMPRRRTQVPSSRRRKPRAVRSDIRPTELPQKCREEVPGSDPASDLDSVEWQAIQEGANSIVTWLHQAAAKASLEASSESDSLLSLVSGLSASSTLQPSKLRKGRKPVAEAGGAWRPEKRGTTSTKGSGSPRFPSGPEKAKGTQKTMAGESAMLRGRTVIYTASPASRAQSKGISGPCSAPKKMGTSGTTQPETATKTPSPEQQRSRSLHRPGKISELAALSHPPRSATPPARLTKTPSSSSSQTSPASQSLPRRSPLATPTGGPLPGPGGSPVPKSPARALLAKQHKTQKSPVRIPFMQRPARRVPPPLARPSPEPGSRGRAGAEGTPGARGSRLGLVRVASTRSSGSESSDRSGFRRQLTFIKESPGLLRRRRSELSSADSTVSTSQTASPCRGRPALPAVFLCSSRCDELRASPRQPLAAQRVPQAKPGLAPRAPRRTSSESPSRLPVRATPGRPETVKRYASLPHISVSRRPDSAVSVPTTQANATRRGSDGEARPLPRVAAPGTTWRRIKDEDVPHILRSTLPATALPLRGSSPEDSPAGTPHRKTSDAVVQTEDVATSKTNSSTSPSLESRDPPQAPISGPVAPLGSDVDGPVLAKPPASAPFTHEGLSVVTGGFPTSRHGSPSRAARVPPFNYVPSPMVVATMTSDSAVEKAPVTSPASLLE from the exons ATGAATGGAGGGATGTGTGACCACAGGGGGTCCCGGCCCAGGTCACAAACTCCTGGGATGATTGTG GCACTGCAGGAGTTGAAAATGGCCAGCTCCGTGGCCTCGTACGAGCAGCTGGTGCGCCAGGTGGAGGCCTTGAAGGCGGAGAACACTCACTTAAGACAGGAGCTGAGGGATAActctagccatctctccaagctggAGACAGAGACTTCTGGCATGAAG GAGGTCCTGAAACACCTTCAGGGCAAGCTGGAGCAGGAGGCGAGAGTGCTGGTATCCTCCGGGCAGACAGAAGTGTTAGAGCAACTGAAAG CTCTTCAGACTGACATCAGTAGCCTCTATAACCTGAAGTTCCATGCCCCGGCCCTGGGCCCTGAGCCTGCTGCCCAGACTCCAGAGGGAAGCCCAGTACATGGCCCTGCACCGTCCAAGGACAGCTTCGGAGAGCTGAGCCGGGCCACCATCCGCCTGCTGGAAGAACTAGACCAGGAGAG ATGCTTCCTGCTGagcgagatagagaaagaggagaaggagaagctgtgGTATTACTCTCAGCTCCAGGGCCTCTCTAAGCGCTTGGATGAACTGCCACACGTAGACACG TTTTCGATGCAGATGGATCTAATTCGGCAGCAGCTGGAGTTCGAAGCCCAGCACATCCGCTCGTTGATGGAGGAGCGCTTCGGTACCTCAGACGAGATGGTGCAGCGGGCTCAG ATCCGGGCTTCACGCCTGGAGCAGATTGACAAGGAGCTGTTGGAAGCCCAGGACCGGGTGCAGCAGACGGAGCCCCAG GCGCTGCTGGCGGTGAAGCCTGTGGCAgtggaggagcaggaggcagaAGTTCCCACACACCCTGAGGATGTCACCCCCCAGCCTGGCAACAGCAAG GTGGAGGTCGTGTTCTGGCTTCTATCTATGTTGGCAACGCGCGACCAGGAAGATACTGCGCGCACGCTGCTCGCCATGTCCAGCTCGCCAGAGAGCTGCGTAGCCATGCGCCGCTCGGGATGTCTGCCACTGCTGCTCCAGATCCTTCATGGCACTGAGGCTGGGTCTGTGGGGCGCACAGGAACCCCCGGAGCGCCTGGTGCCAAAGATGCACGCATGCGTGCCAACGCGGCCCTGCACAACATAGTCTTCTCCCAGCCGGATCAGGGCCTGGCACGCAAGGAGATGCGTGTGCTGCACGTGCTGGAGCAGATCCGAGCCTACTGCGAGACCTGCTGGGACTGGCTTCAGGCGCGGGACAGCGGGACAGAGAGTGGTACAGGAGACA CTCCTGTCCCTATCGAGCCTCAGATCTGCCAGGCCGCCTGTGCAGTGATGAAGCTGTCATTTGACGAGGAATACCGTCGGGCTATGAATGAGCTAG GGGGGCTGCAGGCTGTGGCCGAGCTACTGCAGGTGGATTATGAGATGCACAAGATGACCCAGGATCCACTCAACCTCGCCCTGCGCCGCTACGCTGGCATGACCCTCACCAACCTCACCTTCGGAGACGTTGCCAACAAG GCCACTCTGTGTGCCCGCCGAGGCTGCATGGAAGCCATTGTGGCCCAGCTGGCCTCTGAGAGCGAGGAGCTGCATCAG GTTGTTTCCAGTATTCTGCGTAACCTGTCGTGGAGGGCGGACATCAACAGCAAGAAGGTGCTGAGGGAGGTTGGCAGCATGACCGCTTTGATGGAATGTGTGCTGCGGGCCTCCAAG gAGTCCACTCTAAAGAGCGTGCTCAGTGCTCTGTGGAACCTGTCGGCACACAGCACAGAGAACAAGGCAGCTATCTGCCAGGTGGATGGCGCGCTGGGTTTCCTGGTGAGCACCCTAACATACCGTTGCCAAGGGAACTCCCTAGCAGTCATCGAGAGTGGCGGTGGGATCCTGCGCAACGTGTCAAGCCTCATTGCCACGCGGGAGGACTACAG GCAGGTGCTCCGTGACCACAACTGCCTACAGACACTGCTGCAGCACCTCACGTCGCACAGCTTGACTATCGTGAGCAATGCCTGCGGCACCCTTTGGAACCTGTCTGCCCGCAGCCCCCGCGACCAGGAACTGTTGTGGGACCTGGGGGCTGTGGGCATGCTACGAAACCTCGTCCACTCCAAACACAAGATGATCGCCATGGGTAGCGCTGCCGCTCTGCGGAACCTGCTGGCCCACCGACCGGCCAAGTATCAGGCCGCAGCCATGGCAGTCTCCCCAGGCACCTGCGTGCCCAGTCTGTACGTCCGCAAGCAGAGGGCCCTGGAGGCCGAGCTGGACACTCGGCACCTGGTGCATGCGCTCGGTCACTTGGAGAAGCAGGGTCTGCCTGAGGCAGAGACCACTTCAAAGAAGCCCCTGCCACCCCTCCGCCACCTGGACGGGCTGGTGCAGGACTATGCCTCTGATTCTGGctgctttgatgatgatgatgcaccATCCCTGGCTGCTGCGGCCACCACAGCTGAGCCCGCCAGCCCAGCAGTGATGTCTATGTTCCTTGGTGGTCCCTTCCTTCAGGGCCAGGCACTGGCCCGCACCCCACCTGCCCGCCAGGGTGGCctagaagctgagaaggagaCTGGTGGGGAGGCAGCTGTGGCTGCTAAAGCCAAGGCCAAGCTAGCGTTGGCTGTGGCTCGCATCGACCGACTGGTGGAGGACATCTCTGCCCTGCACACCTCATCAGACGACAGCTTCAGTCTCAGCTCGGGGGACCCGGGGCAGGAGGCGCCAAGGGAGGGCCGTGCGCAGTCCTGCTCTCCATGCCGGGGCACAGAGGGTGGGCGGCGTGAGGCTGGCAGCCGGGCGCACCCTCTGCTGAGGCTCAAGGCGGCCCACACCAGCCTCTCCAACGACAGCCTGAACAGTGGTAGCACCAGCGATGGCTACTGTACCCGGGAACACATGACGCCTTGCCCACTGGCCGTGTTGACCGAGCACCGCGATGGCCCAGTATGCGGACAGACTCGGCCCAGCCGACTGGACCTAGACCTTCCCAGCCGGGCTGAGCTTCCTGCCCGGGACACAGCAGCCACTGATGCCCGAGTGCGCACCATTAAGTTATCCCCAACCTATCAGCACGTGCCACTGCTTGATGGGGCCCCGGGGGCAGGTGTCAGACCCCTGGTTGGGCTTGGAACCTCCCCGGGGACTCGGAAACAGGCATGGATACCTGCAGATAGTTTGAGTAAAGTCCCCGAGAAGCTGGTGGCCTCCCCACTGCCGGTGACTAGCAAGGTGCTGCAGAAGCTGGTGGCACAGGATGGGCCGATGTCCCTCTCCAGGTGCAGTTCcctgtcttctctgtcttccaCGGGCCATGCAGTCCCCAGCCAGGTGGAGAACCTTGATGACAGCGATTCAtccctggaagagcttgaggagGCTGGTCCTGGCGAGGCCGAGCTAGACAGGGCGTGGAGAGCATCCGGGTCCACCTCTCTTCCGGTGTCCATCCCGGCCCCACAGCGGGGTCGAAGTCGAGGTCTTGGGGTGGAGGATGCTACACCATCCAGTTCATCTGAGAACTGCGTCCAGGAGACACCCTTGGTCCTGAGCCGCTGTAGCTCTGTGAGCTCCCTGGGCAGCTTCGAGAGCCGTTCCATCGCCAGCTCCATCCCGAGCGACCCCTGCAGTGCGCTGGGCAGTGGTACAGTGAGTCCCAGCGAGCTGCCAGACAGCCCCGGCCAGACAATGCCACCCAGCCGCAGCAGGACTCCACCGGCACCTCCCGGGCAGCCCGAGGCCAGCCAGTTCAGCCTGCAGTGGGAAAGTTACGTGAAGCGCTTCCTGGACATCGCAGACTGTCGGGAAAGATGCCAGCCGCCCTCGGAGCTGGACGCGGGCAGCGTACGCTTCACGGTGGAGAAGCCGGACGAGAATTTCTCTTGTGCTTCCAGCCTCAGCGCACTGGCCCTGCATGAGCTGTATGTCCAGCAGGACGTGGAACTGCGGCTGAGGCCACCAGCCTGTCCAGAACGTgcggtgggtggtggtgggggccaCCGTCGGAGGGACGAGGCTACCAGCCGCCTGGATGGCCCAGCACCAGCTGGCTCTAGGGCTCGGTCAGCGGCTGATAAAGAACTAGAGGCGCTGCGTGAATGTCTGGGGGCAGCCATGCCGGCCCGGCTCCGCAAGGTGGCCTCGGCCTTGGTGCCTGGCCGCCGTGCACTGCCGGTCCCCGTGTACATGTTAGTGCCCGCCCCGGCTCGGGGTGATGACTCGGGCACAGACTCTGCAGAGGGCACGCCTGTCAACTTTTCCAGTGCAGCCTCTCTCAGTGACGAGACCTTACAGGGACCCTCCAGGGATAAGCCGGCCAGGCCTGGGGACAGGCAGAAACCTACAGGCCGAGCTGCTCCTGCCAGGCAGACCCGTGGGCACCGGCCCAAGGCAGCAGGAGCAGGTGCTGGTAAGAGCACAGAGCACACACGGGGGGCTAATAGGAACCGGGCAGGATTGGAACTACCCCTCAGCCGGCCCCAGAGTGCTCGGTCCAACAGGGATGGCTCATGCCAGACCCGGACCCGTGGAGACGGTGCCCTGCAGTCGCTATGCCTCACGACACCCACAGAGGAAGCTGTGTACTGCTTCTATGACTCTGACGAGGAGCCACCAGCCACAGCACCACCAACTCGGCGGGCGTCCGCCATCCCTCGGGCTCTTAAACGTGAGAAACCCGCAGGCAGGAAAGAGACCCCAACCAGGGCGACACAGCCTGCCACACTCCCTGTGAGGGCGCAGCCGAGACTGATAGTAGATGAGACCCCACCCTGCTATTCCCTGACTTCCTCGGCTAGTTCCCTCAGCGAGCCTGAGGCCTCTGAACAGCCAGCCTGCCACCCTCGAGTGGAGGAGCAGGGCAGTAAACAAGATAGTAGCCCAAGGGCAGAAGAGGAGCTCCTGCAGAGATGTATCAGTTTAGCTATGCCCAGGCGCCGGACCCAGGTACCCAGCTCACGGCGTCGCAAGCCCAGAGCTGTGAGGTCAGACATAAGGCCCACTGAGTTACCACAGAAATGCCGTGAAGAGGTTCCTGGTTCTGATCCAGCCTCTGACCTAGATAGCGTCGAGTGGCAGGCTATCCAAGAGGGCGCAAACTCCATTGTCACGTGGCTGCATCAGGCAGCGGCCAAAGCCAGCCTGGAAGCTTCTTCTGAGTCTGACTCCCTCTTGTCTTTGGTGTCTGGGCTGTCAGCAAGCTCCACCCTCCAGCCCTCCAAGCTCAGAAAAGGGCGAAAGCCAGTGGCTGAGGCTGGGGGTGCCTGGCGTCCTGAGAAACGGGGCACAACTTCCACTAAGGGCAGTGGGAGTCCCCGGTTTCCTAGTGGCCCTGAGAAGGCAAAGGGTACCCAGAAAACGATGGCAGGGGAGTCAGCCATGCTCCGGGGAAGGACAGTGATCTACACTGCCAGCCCTGCTTCCCGGGCTCAGTCCAAAGGTATTTCTGGACCTTGTTCCGCACCTAAGAAGATGGGGACATCTGGTACCACTCAGCCAGAAACTGCCACCAAAACCCCCAGCCCTGAGCAACAACGTTCTCGGAGCCTGCACCGACCAGGCAAGATCTCTGAGTTGGCAGCCTTGAGCCACCCGCCCAGGAGTGCTACTCCTCCAGCCCGCCTCACCAAGACCCCGTCTTCAAGCTCTTCACAGACCTCCCCGGCATCCCAGTCCCTGCCTAGGCGGTCCCCACTGGCCACTCCAACAGGAGGGCCTCTGCCTGGACCTGGGGGGTCCCCGGTGCCCAAGTCACCAGCCCGGGCTCTTCTGGCTAAGCAACACAAGACCCAGAAGTCACCCGTGCGTATCCCATTCATGCAAAGGCCAGCCAGGCGAGTGCCACCTCCACTGGCCAGGCCATCCCCAGAGCCTGGCTCCAGGGGCCGAGCTGGGGCTGAGGGAACTCCTGGGGCACGTGGCAGCCGCCTGGGCCTGGTACGTGTGGCCTCAACTCGCTCTAGCGGCAGTGAGTCCTCAGACCGCTCCGGCTTCAGAAGGCAGCTGACCTTCATTAAGGAGTCCCCAGGTCTCCTCCGGCGCCGTAGATCGGAGCTGTCCTCTGCGGACTCCACGGTCTCCACCTCCCAGACCGCTTCGCCCTGCCGCGGACGGCCCGCACTCCCCGCTGTCTTTCTCTGCTCCTCTCGCTGTGATGAGCTGCGAGCGTCTCCACGGCAGCCCCTGGCAGCACAGAGGGTCCCGCAGGCCAAGCCAGGTCTTGCCCCACGTGCGCCCAGACGCACCAGCTCCGAGAGCCCCTCACGCCTGCCTGTACGGGCGACCCCTGGGCGGCCCGAGACAGTCAAGAGGTACGCCTCCCTGCCACATATTAGTGTGTCCCGCAGGCCCGATAGCGCTGTCTCTGTGCCCACCACCCAGGCCAATGCCACTCGCAGGGGAAGTGATGGCGAGGCCAGGCCGCTGCCCAGGGTGGCTGCGCCGGGTACGACCTGGCGTCGTATCAAAGATGAAGATGTCCCCCACATCCTGCGCAGCACACTGCCGGCCACTGCCCTGCCTCTCAGGGGCTCATCACCCGAAGACAGTCCTGCTGGAACTCCACACCGCAAGACTAGCGACGCAGTGGTACAGACAGAGGATGTGGCCACCTCTAAAACCAACTCCAGCACGTCGCCCAGCCTGGAGAGCAGGGATCCCCCACAGGCCCCGATCAGTGGCCCTGTTGCTCCACTGGGCAGCGATGTGGATGGACCAGTACTTgccaagcctcctgcctcagcgcccTTCACCCATGAGGGTCTGAGTGTTGTCACGGGGGGCTTTCCTACTAGCAGGCATGGCTCCCCCAGTAGGGCTGCACGGGTTCCCCCCTTCAACTACGTGCCCAGCCCTATGGTAGTGGCTACAATGACCAGTGACTCAGCTGTGGAGAAAGCCCCTGTTACCTCTCCAGCCAGCCTCCTGGAGTAG